From Glycine soja cultivar W05 chromosome 4, ASM419377v2, whole genome shotgun sequence, the proteins below share one genomic window:
- the LOC114409820 gene encoding E3 ubiquitin-protein ligase SIS3-like — MAIRGVNFKWFDGFFLSMLATSIAIVAINWKRYQSCTHPLHIWTVVDYAAVFTFRLLMFVDNGLASGMGLDFGWPQRYARFCGRVVVLSILALLLYPFLWAWTIIGTLWFSNTKICLPGGGQKWGFLIWLLFSYCGLLCIACLAMRKWLKRRQARMLGAQEGIPVSAFGVLVEMIRVPDWAFEAAGQETRSMAQDAAYHPGLYLTPAQREAVEALIQELPSFRLTAVPTNCSECLICLEEFHVGNQVRGLPCAHNFHVECIDEWLRLNVNCPRCRCSVFPNLDLSALSNIRSESEQSSATAVTSRDMTGQTSSQSYLLRLQGPLHPVCVNFAGPAGETDNALENAENGVVPVVTQNMSTRDQATSGEHMPVGLSSSQN, encoded by the exons ATGGCCATCAGAGGCGTCAATTTCAAATG GTTCGATGGCTTTTTCTTGTCCATGCTCGCCACCAGCAT AGCTATTGTGGCAATTAATTGGAAGCGGTATCAATCTTGTACTCACCCTTTGCACATATGGACTGTG GTTGACTACGCTGCTGTTTTCACTTTCCGGCTTTTGATGTTTGTTGATAACGGGCTTGCTTCGGGAATGGGTTT AGATTTTGGGTGGCCGCAGAGATATGCTCGCTTCTGTGGAAGAGTAGTTGTACTTTCAATTCTTGCATTGCTTCTCTATCCATTTCTTTGGGCTTGGACAATAATTGGTACCCTGTGGTTCAGCAACACTAAAATCTGC TTGCCTGGAGGGGGCCAGAAATGGGGCTTCCTTATCTGGTTACTTTTTAGCTACTGTGGACTCCTCTGTATTGCTTGCTTGGCAATGCGGAAG TGGTTGAAACGAAGACAAGCACGCATGTTAGGTGCTCAAGAGGGTATCCCTGTATCCGCATTTGGG GTTCTAGTTGAAATGATCCGAGTACCTGATTGGGCATTTGAAGCTGCAGGTCAAGAAACAAGGAGTATGGCCCAAGATGCTGCATATCATCCTGGACTTTACCTAACTCCAGCCCAG AGAGAAGCAGTTGAAGCTTTAATTCAGGAACTCCCATCGTTCAGGTTAACTGCTGTTCCTACTAATTGCAGTGAATGCCTCATCTGCTTAGAAGAATTCCATGTAGGAAATCAG GTCCGTGGCCTGCCCTGTGCTCACAATTTTCATGTTGAATGCATTGATGAGTGGCTTCGGCTTAATGTGAATTGTCCTCGGTGCCGTTGCTCAGTATTTCCTAATCTTGATCTCAGTGCTCTGTCCAATATCCGTTCTGAGTCTGAACAGTCTTCTGCCACTGCTGTGACAAGCAGAGATATGACAGGCCAAACTTCTAGTCAGAGTTACCTTCTGAGATTACAGGGGCCTCTCCACCCAGTTTGTGTTAACTTTGCAGGGCCAGCTGGTGAGACAGACAATGCTTTGGAAAATGCTGAAAATGGTGTTGTACCTGTTGTGACTCAAAATATGTCAACTAGAGATCAGGCCACTTCTGGTGAACACATGCCTGTTGGTCTTTCCTCTTCCCAAAATTAG